The following proteins come from a genomic window of Mammaliicoccus sp. Marseille-Q6498:
- a CDS encoding TSUP family transporter: MDFTMILLVIVFGFLAAFIDAVVGGGGLVSIPALLATGMAPATALGTNKLASSFGSLMSTISFVRAKKVDFNVVGKLFPVVIITSAIGAYIATLIPPIYFKPLAIIMLFLVLIYTIFKKDWGSVNTYKKTTFVKQFIFITVIALIGMYDGFLGGGTGSFFLFTLLIMGFDFLRSAGNAKFLNFGSNIGALILFISLGKVDYTLGLIMALSMIVGSYVGSQFAIKKGVGYVKILFIVVTILLLLKNIYDYILVYI; this comes from the coding sequence ATGGATTTTACAATGATTCTATTAGTAATTGTATTTGGATTTTTAGCTGCTTTTATTGATGCGGTAGTGGGAGGTGGAGGATTAGTTTCAATTCCAGCTTTGCTTGCTACGGGTATGGCTCCTGCTACTGCATTGGGGACAAATAAGTTAGCGAGTTCATTTGGATCTTTGATGTCTACTATTTCATTTGTTAGAGCAAAGAAAGTGGATTTCAATGTAGTAGGTAAATTATTCCCTGTCGTAATTATAACTTCTGCAATTGGAGCATATATTGCTACGTTAATTCCACCAATTTACTTTAAACCATTAGCGATAATTATGTTGTTTTTAGTTTTAATATATACGATTTTTAAAAAAGATTGGGGTTCAGTTAATACATATAAAAAGACAACATTTGTAAAACAGTTCATTTTCATTACAGTTATAGCGCTCATTGGTATGTATGATGGATTTTTAGGTGGGGGAACAGGTAGTTTTTTTCTATTTACTTTATTAATTATGGGATTTGATTTTTTAAGATCAGCAGGGAACGCAAAGTTTTTGAACTTTGGTAGTAATATTGGTGCATTGATTTTATTCATAAGTTTGGGAAAAGTAGACTACACATTAGGATTAATCATGGCTTTATCTATGATTGTTGGCAGTTATGTAGGAAGCCAATTCGCAATAAAAAAAGGAGTAGGCTATGTAAAAATATTGTTTATAGTTGTAACCATACTTTTATTGTTAAAAAATATATATGATTATATTTTGGTGTACATATAA
- a CDS encoding LLM class flavin-dependent oxidoreductase encodes MSKKQIHFNGFIQNSPSPYSSGLWKHEQDNGSNHNTLEYWIDVAQTLERGKFDSVFIADVLGTYNVYNQSYDTAAKHAVQLPSHEPTAMISAMAAFTKHIGFTPTISTTYSQPYSLARQLSTLDHLTKGRIGWNVVTSYLETEAVNLGLKERLPKEERYNRADEFLEVAYKLWEESWEEEAVVRDVQKDTYAEPNKVHGIHHKGKYFDVSGPHLVEPSPQRTPLLFQAGASEKGIEFASKHAEAVFTKHTNLEALKKYVSDIQQRAERHGRNKEDILVFPMVLPIVGKTEEEAYRKHEKLKEYVSYEGVATLLSGHTGIDISKFDPDEYIENLETDAIQVDLDIYAKDPNHRWTFREAIKNHAIGNGAVKFIGTKEQVADQFEQWAIEGGAAGFNITQSYSPGTFEEFVDEVIPELQKRGLYRTEYEGQTLRENMYGKGHARLSESHPGKKNSIFAPKI; translated from the coding sequence ATGTCAAAAAAGCAAATTCATTTTAATGGTTTTATACAAAATTCACCATCGCCTTATTCATCAGGATTATGGAAACATGAACAAGATAATGGATCGAATCATAATACTTTAGAATATTGGATAGATGTTGCACAGACGCTTGAACGAGGAAAGTTTGATTCTGTATTTATTGCTGACGTTTTAGGAACGTATAATGTTTACAATCAATCTTATGATACTGCAGCAAAGCACGCCGTACAATTACCTTCCCATGAGCCAACCGCTATGATTTCTGCAATGGCAGCTTTTACAAAACATATTGGATTCACACCTACAATTTCAACTACATATTCACAGCCGTATAGTTTAGCTAGGCAATTATCAACTTTAGATCATTTAACAAAAGGTAGAATAGGTTGGAATGTCGTGACGTCTTATTTAGAAACGGAAGCTGTAAATTTAGGATTAAAAGAAAGACTTCCGAAAGAAGAAAGGTACAATCGTGCTGATGAATTTTTAGAAGTGGCATACAAACTTTGGGAAGAAAGCTGGGAAGAAGAAGCGGTTGTGAGAGATGTTCAAAAAGATACTTATGCAGAACCTAATAAAGTGCATGGTATTCACCACAAAGGAAAGTATTTTGATGTTTCCGGTCCACATTTAGTAGAACCATCTCCACAAAGAACACCATTACTTTTCCAAGCAGGAGCTTCAGAAAAAGGTATAGAATTTGCGTCAAAACATGCTGAAGCGGTATTTACAAAACATACAAATTTAGAAGCTTTGAAAAAATACGTATCAGATATTCAACAAAGGGCAGAAAGACATGGGAGAAACAAAGAAGACATATTAGTATTTCCAATGGTTCTACCTATAGTAGGAAAAACTGAGGAAGAAGCATATAGAAAACATGAAAAATTAAAAGAATATGTCAGCTACGAAGGGGTAGCTACATTGTTAAGTGGTCATACCGGTATAGATATTTCTAAATTTGATCCAGATGAATATATAGAGAATTTGGAAACTGATGCAATACAAGTCGACCTTGATATATATGCGAAAGATCCAAATCATAGATGGACGTTTAGAGAAGCAATAAAGAATCACGCAATTGGTAACGGAGCAGTGAAATTTATCGGAACGAAAGAACAAGTTGCAGACCAATTTGAACAATGGGCAATAGAAGGCGGAGCAGCCGGCTTTAATATTACACAAAGTTATTCACCAGGTACTTTTGAAGAATTTGTAGATGAAGTCATTCCAGAATTACAAAAAAGAGGACTGTACAGAACAGAATACGAAGGACAAACACTTAGAGAAAATATGTACGGAAAAGGTCATGCTCGGTTGAGCGAATCACATCCAGGAAAGAAAAATTCCATATTCGCACCGAAAATATAA
- a CDS encoding GbsR/MarR family transcriptional regulator: MVRSNNYEKQLDQAKDIVINAIGETMDLYGINRSVGNLFGTMVFEGSMTLDEMREQLQMSKPSMSAGVKKLQEYDIVKQQFTRGSRKQHFIAEKDFFIFFNNFFSRKWDREITINMESVRDAEVILQKIINAEEVEESIKEEATIIHNQLEDYKVYYEWLSTISNAIKTGEIYKYFPIPERENK, from the coding sequence GTGGTACGTTCAAACAACTACGAAAAACAATTAGACCAGGCTAAAGACATCGTAATTAACGCAATAGGAGAAACGATGGATTTATACGGTATTAATCGCAGTGTCGGTAACTTATTCGGAACGATGGTATTCGAAGGTAGTATGACACTAGACGAAATGCGCGAACAACTGCAAATGAGTAAACCGAGCATGAGCGCAGGTGTTAAGAAACTACAAGAATACGATATCGTCAAACAACAATTTACAAGAGGTAGCAGAAAACAACACTTTATTGCTGAAAAAGACTTCTTCATATTCTTTAATAACTTCTTCTCAAGAAAATGGGATCGAGAAATTACAATCAATATGGAATCTGTGCGAGACGCAGAAGTTATATTGCAGAAGATAATCAATGCAGAAGAAGTAGAAGAATCGATAAAAGAAGAAGCTACCATCATCCATAATCAATTAGAAGACTATAAAGTATATTACGAATGGTTATCTACTATTAGCAACGCTATTAAAACTGGAGAAATATATAAATACTTCCCAATACCAGAACGAGAAAATAAATAA
- the betB gene encoding betaine-aldehyde dehydrogenase, with protein sequence MKYIDKLSRRQFIDGEWVESSNKETRDIINPYNQEVIFSVAEGTKEDAEKAILAARKAFESGVWSHETSENRSNKVREIADLIKENKEELAYLETLDTGKTLEESYADMDDIHNVFMYFAGLAGNDGGEIIESPIPNSDSKVVKEPVGVVTQITPWNYPLLQASWKIAPALVTGCSLVMKPSEITPLTTIRVFELMEQVGIPQGVINLVLGKGSEVGDVMSSHEEVDLVSFTGGIHTGKHIMKRAADNVTNVALELGGKNPNIIFEDADLELAVDQALNGGFFHAGQVCSAGSRIIVHNDIKEQFEAAFVDRVNKIKMGNGFDEDTEMGPVISAEHREKIEKYMEVAKEEGTTIAAGGKRPERADLKDGFFFEPTVITDCDTSMRIVQEEVFGPVVTIEGFSSEEEAIQLANDSIYGLAGGLFTKDMLKANRVANQLKMGTVWVNDFHPYFAQAPWGGYKQSGIGRELGKEGLEEYLISKHIYINTQPEPVNWFGK encoded by the coding sequence ATGAAATATATAGACAAATTATCTAGACGTCAATTTATTGATGGTGAGTGGGTAGAGTCTTCAAATAAAGAAACACGTGACATTATTAATCCTTACAATCAAGAAGTTATCTTTTCAGTTGCAGAAGGTACGAAAGAAGATGCTGAAAAAGCAATTTTAGCTGCGAGAAAAGCTTTTGAATCTGGTGTATGGTCACATGAAACAAGTGAAAACAGAAGTAATAAAGTAAGAGAGATTGCTGATTTAATTAAAGAAAACAAAGAAGAGTTAGCTTATCTTGAAACGTTAGACACTGGTAAAACACTTGAAGAATCATATGCAGATATGGACGACATTCATAATGTGTTTATGTATTTTGCAGGACTAGCGGGTAACGATGGTGGAGAAATCATTGAATCACCAATACCTAATTCTGATAGTAAAGTTGTAAAAGAACCTGTTGGCGTGGTAACACAGATTACGCCTTGGAATTATCCTTTACTACAAGCTTCATGGAAAATAGCACCTGCGTTAGTAACAGGTTGCTCATTAGTAATGAAGCCAAGTGAAATCACACCGTTAACTACAATTCGCGTATTTGAATTAATGGAACAAGTTGGCATTCCACAAGGTGTTATCAATTTAGTACTTGGTAAAGGTTCAGAAGTTGGCGATGTAATGTCATCTCACGAAGAAGTAGACCTTGTATCATTTACTGGCGGTATTCACACTGGTAAACACATCATGAAACGTGCTGCAGATAATGTAACAAACGTTGCATTAGAACTAGGCGGAAAAAATCCAAATATTATATTTGAAGATGCTGATTTAGAACTAGCTGTAGACCAAGCATTAAACGGTGGTTTCTTCCACGCAGGTCAAGTATGTTCAGCCGGATCTCGTATCATTGTTCATAATGATATTAAAGAACAATTCGAAGCTGCATTTGTAGACCGCGTGAATAAAATCAAAATGGGTAACGGTTTTGATGAAGACACTGAAATGGGTCCAGTTATCTCAGCAGAACATAGAGAAAAAATTGAAAAATATATGGAAGTTGCTAAAGAAGAAGGCACTACTATTGCTGCAGGTGGTAAACGTCCTGAAAGAGCAGACTTAAAAGACGGTTTCTTCTTTGAACCAACAGTAATAACTGACTGTGATACATCAATGAGAATCGTACAAGAAGAAGTATTTGGTCCAGTTGTTACAATTGAAGGATTTTCATCTGAAGAAGAAGCGATTCAATTAGCAAATGATTCTATTTATGGTTTAGCGGGCGGTCTTTTCACAAAAGATATGCTTAAAGCAAACCGTGTAGCAAATCAATTGAAAATGGGAACAGTTTGGGTTAATGATTTCCACCCTTACTTTGCGCAAGCACCATGGGGCGGATATAAACAATCAGGTATCGGCAGAGAATTAGGTAAAGAAGGATTAGAAGAATATTTAATTTCTAAACATATCTATATAAATACACAACCAGAGCCAGTTAATTGGTTCGGCAAATAA
- the cysC gene encoding adenylyl-sulfate kinase encodes MSGSTNITWHDSEVTKAERQERNGHKSVVIWFTGLSGSGKSTISVELEKALFNQKITSYRLDGDNIRHGLNQNLGFSPEDRKENIRRIGEVGKLMVDAGVVTLTAFISPYKADRDIVRDILEDGEFIEVYTKCSLDECEKRDPKGLYKKARSGEIKEFTGINAPYEEPSNPEIVIDTENEKVEESVNKIIDYLKEHKIL; translated from the coding sequence ATGAGCGGGTCAACAAACATTACATGGCACGATTCTGAAGTAACAAAAGCTGAGCGCCAAGAAAGAAATGGCCATAAAAGTGTTGTAATTTGGTTTACTGGATTATCAGGATCAGGAAAATCAACAATATCAGTAGAATTAGAAAAAGCACTATTCAATCAAAAAATCACATCTTATCGATTAGACGGAGACAACATTCGTCACGGATTAAACCAAAACCTTGGATTTAGTCCAGAAGACAGAAAAGAAAATATCCGTCGAATTGGTGAAGTAGGTAAACTAATGGTAGACGCTGGCGTTGTGACACTAACAGCATTCATCTCACCATACAAAGCAGACCGCGATATCGTAAGAGATATATTAGAAGACGGCGAGTTTATAGAAGTATACACAAAATGTAGCTTAGACGAATGCGAAAAAAGAGACCCTAAAGGCTTGTATAAAAAAGCAAGAAGCGGGGAAATCAAAGAATTCACAGGCATTAACGCACCATACGAAGAACCATCAAACCCAGAAATCGTTATAGACACAGAAAACGAAAAAGTAGAAGAATCTGTTAATAAAATTATAGATTATTTGAAAGAACACAAGATTTTATAG
- a CDS encoding Fic family protein has protein sequence MKITSNQFDLLKQLKNGVFDELITEFIFHSNKIEGSTFSKEQLQHYLIEKEVLGNHPLDDIIQTTNSLELFNHVILTADEPLSEEVIKNYHAMLMYGSKNIFDKAFAGDYRPVSAELRGVDLKLCNHTLIPEHMKSLINSYNSKIKNIDSIVEFHSNFEKIHPFHDGNGRIGRFIILKECIKENLDLIVINSEYSSEYKAALYQSQIGNGYGELKNIFIKCQNIMSKKVAKYQETFDYIRKFEQSLKE, from the coding sequence ATGAAAATTACGAGCAACCAATTTGATTTACTAAAGCAATTAAAGAACGGTGTATTTGATGAATTAATAACAGAGTTTATATTCCACTCAAATAAAATAGAAGGTAGTACATTTTCAAAAGAACAATTACAACATTACCTTATTGAAAAGGAAGTGTTAGGCAATCATCCACTCGATGATATTATACAAACAACGAATTCGCTCGAACTATTTAATCATGTCATACTTACTGCAGATGAACCATTGAGCGAAGAAGTCATTAAAAATTATCATGCCATGTTGATGTATGGTTCCAAAAATATTTTTGATAAAGCTTTTGCTGGTGATTACAGACCAGTATCCGCTGAATTAAGAGGAGTAGATTTAAAACTATGCAATCACACACTTATACCAGAACATATGAAGAGCCTCATAAATTCATACAATAGTAAAATTAAAAATATCGATTCAATCGTTGAATTTCATAGTAACTTTGAAAAGATACATCCTTTTCATGACGGTAATGGAAGAATTGGTAGGTTTATAATTTTGAAAGAATGCATAAAAGAAAATCTAGACTTAATCGTAATAAATAGTGAATATTCTTCAGAGTATAAAGCGGCACTTTATCAGTCTCAAATAGGTAATGGATATGGAGAATTAAAAAATATTTTTATTAAATGCCAAAACATAATGTCAAAGAAAGTAGCTAAATACCAAGAAACATTCGATTACATCCGTAAATTTGAACAAAGCTTGAAAGAATAA
- a CDS encoding IS3 family transposase (programmed frameshift): MKRKMKLSVETFLKLFEIVEEGYSFETAIRKLNLNYDSKELRYKYHMYLEHGIDILISQPSYKKYSKKMKEKLAQDYFNKGISLEGLAIKYNIRSKSTVRLWINQYTEGKKNKSDEPEVYIVNPKKTTVEERIEIVKYCLDHNITYKEASEKFNLKYSQLYSWIQKYKEHGKDGLIDGRGKGKPQSIMTSEEELNARIKALEERNKYLEMENEVLKKEEEIERQDETKIRQEASYKTVKSLKDTYPIVWLCEVLEISRASYYKWLSRKAPLLELENKELISDIIDIYDKYEGIYGYRRIYIYIRLKLQKKVNHKRIHRLMKQLGLKAVIRRKRKKYIQNTPAYVAENVLNREFNETVPNKKWLTDVTEFRLNNGQKAYLSSIYDLGSKKIISHEINLSNNNEFVFKTLKKAMKGRNTKDILLHSDRGYQYTSPTFKKLLKDNGMIQSMSRVSKCIDNGPMENVWGILKSELFRGSKKHSFENIEKAKYSINQYIKFFNEDRITLKMAAFIA; the protein is encoded by the exons ATGAAGAGAAAAATGAAGTTATCTGTTGAGACATTTCTAAAATTATTTGAAATAGTTGAGGAGGGTTATAGCTTTGAAACAGCTATAAGAAAACTTAATCTGAATTATGATTCGAAAGAACTAAGATATAAATATCATATGTACCTTGAACACGGTATAGATATTCTAATATCACAACCTTCTTATAAAAAATATTCGAAGAAGATGAAAGAGAAGTTAGCTCAAGATTATTTTAATAAAGGTATTTCACTAGAAGGTTTAGCCATTAAATATAATATAAGAAGTAAATCAACTGTACGTCTATGGATAAACCAGTATACTGAGGGTAAGAAAAACAAATCAGATGAACCCGAGGTGTATATCGTGAATCCTAAAAAAACGACAGTAGAAGAAAGAATTGAGATTGTAAAATATTGCTTAGATCACAATATAACTTACAAAGAAGCGTCAGAAAAATTCAATTTAAAATATAGCCAACTTTACAGTTGGATTCAAAAATATAAAGAACACGGTAAAGATGGCCTTATTGATGGCAGAGGTAAAGGTAAACCACAAAGCATCATGACATCAGAAGAAGAGTTGAACGCCCGTATAAAAGCGCTTGAAGAAAGAAATAAATATTTAGAAATGGAAAATGAAGTATTAAAAAAGGAGGAAGAGATAGAAAGGCAG GATGAAACAAAGATCAGGCAAGAAGCATCCTACAAAACGGTCAAATCGCTAAAAGATACTTATCCAATAGTATGGTTATGCGAAGTACTAGAAATTTCTAGAGCGAGTTATTATAAGTGGTTGAGCCGAAAGGCACCACTATTAGAACTAGAAAACAAAGAATTAATCAGCGATATCATAGATATCTATGATAAGTATGAAGGTATTTACGGTTATAGACGTATATATATTTATATTAGATTGAAGTTACAGAAAAAAGTTAATCATAAACGCATACACAGACTAATGAAACAACTAGGATTGAAAGCAGTTATCCGTAGGAAACGAAAGAAATATATACAGAACACACCTGCTTATGTAGCAGAAAATGTACTTAATCGTGAATTTAATGAAACAGTCCCGAATAAAAAATGGCTAACTGATGTGACTGAATTTAGATTGAACAACGGTCAGAAAGCTTATTTAAGTTCAATTTATGATTTAGGTAGTAAAAAAATAATCAGTCATGAAATCAATTTATCCAACAATAATGAATTTGTATTTAAAACATTAAAAAAAGCTATGAAAGGTAGAAATACCAAGGATATTTTATTACATAGCGATAGAGGTTATCAATATACAAGTCCAACTTTCAAAAAGCTTTTAAAAGATAATGGCATGATTCAAAGTATGTCTCGTGTAAGCAAGTGCATTGATAATGGACCTATGGAGAATGTTTGGGGTATCTTAAAAAGCGAATTATTTAGAGGTAGTAAAAAACATAGTTTTGAAAATATTGAAAAGGCAAAATATAGTATCAACCAATACATTAAGTTTTTTAATGAAGATCGAATTACATTAAAAATGGCTGCCTTCATAGCTTGA
- a CDS encoding DUF4889 domain-containing protein, which produces MNKKSAILLISALVVVVIAVAALLLFSTQKSTYYGYMENSTTAEKIVSEKNSEITENVKLENTKDFKPKKGDFVKLISNDNGKTFYKKEVTSHDKIPHGLMMKIHDMKM; this is translated from the coding sequence ATGAATAAAAAATCTGCAATTTTACTAATAAGCGCATTAGTTGTAGTTGTTATAGCAGTAGCAGCACTATTACTATTCTCAACTCAAAAAAGCACTTACTACGGTTATATGGAAAATAGTACAACAGCTGAAAAAATAGTGAGTGAAAAAAATAGTGAAATCACTGAGAACGTTAAATTAGAAAATACAAAAGACTTCAAACCTAAAAAAGGCGACTTTGTAAAACTCATTTCTAATGATAATGGCAAAACTTTCTATAAAAAAGAAGTAACAAGCCACGACAAAATCCCACACGGTTTGATGATGAAAATACATGATATGAAGATGTAA
- a CDS encoding fructose bisphosphate aldolase yields the protein MNQEQFDKIKNGKGFIAALDQSGGSTPKALKDYGVDEDQYNTEEEMYTLVHEMRTRIITSPSFSSEKILGAILFEQTMDREVEGKYTADYLAEKGIVPFLKVDKGLAEEENGVQLMKLIPGLDELLKRAKDRNVFGTKMRSNILEPNKDAIAKVVQQQFEIGKQIIEAGLVPIIEPEVNINAKDKAEIEDILKEEIAKELDKLNDDQFVMLKLTIPTNANQYKSLIEHPNVVRVVALSGGYSRDKANELLKENDGLIASFSRALVTDLFAGQSVEEFDKGLGDAVESIYDASVNKN from the coding sequence ATGAACCAAGAACAATTTGATAAAATTAAGAATGGTAAAGGTTTTATAGCTGCACTAGATCAAAGCGGTGGTAGTACTCCAAAAGCTCTTAAAGATTACGGTGTTGATGAAGATCAATATAATACTGAAGAAGAAATGTATACACTTGTTCACGAAATGAGAACACGTATTATTACTTCACCATCATTTTCATCAGAGAAAATTTTAGGTGCCATTTTATTTGAACAAACTATGGACCGTGAAGTTGAAGGTAAATACACTGCAGATTACTTAGCAGAAAAAGGTATCGTTCCTTTCTTAAAAGTAGACAAAGGTCTTGCTGAAGAAGAAAACGGCGTTCAACTTATGAAACTTATCCCTGGTTTAGATGAATTATTAAAACGCGCTAAAGACCGCAACGTATTCGGAACTAAAATGCGTTCAAACATTTTAGAACCAAACAAAGATGCGATTGCTAAAGTTGTTCAACAACAATTCGAAATCGGTAAACAAATCATCGAAGCAGGATTAGTACCTATTATTGAACCAGAAGTAAATATTAATGCTAAAGATAAAGCAGAAATTGAAGATATCTTAAAAGAAGAAATCGCTAAAGAATTAGATAAATTAAACGACGATCAATTTGTAATGTTGAAATTAACTATTCCAACAAACGCTAACCAATACAAATCATTAATCGAACATCCAAACGTAGTTCGTGTCGTAGCATTATCAGGCGGTTACTCTAGAGATAAAGCAAACGAATTATTAAAAGAAAACGACGGACTAATCGCAAGCTTCTCACGCGCATTAGTTACAGACTTATTCGCTGGCCAATCAGTAGAAGAATTTGATAAAGGCCTAGGAGACGCAGTAGAATCAATTTACGACGCATCTGTGAATAAGAATTAA
- the betA gene encoding choline dehydrogenase — MEKSYDYIIIGGGSAGSVLGARLSEDKDKSVLVLEAGRSDYAWDLLIHMPAALMYPSGNRFYDWKYETEGEPHMGGRKVAHTRGKVLGGSSSINGMIYQRGNPMDYEKWGSDEGMDNWNYAHCLPYFKKLEKTFGAEKSDPYRGHNGPIKLRRGPATNPLFQAFFNAGVEAGYNKTPDVNGFRQEGFGPFDSQIHKGKRVSASVAYLRPAMKRKNLTVQTRAFVTEINYEGRKATGVTFKKNGKTHTVGAGEVILSGGAFNTPQLLQLSGIGDSEHLKSLGIEPRVHLPGVGENFEDHLEVYVQHASSVPVSQQPSLNKLKMPLIGLQWLFGKKGPAASNHFEGGGFVRSNDQVKYPNLMFHFLPLAVRYDGQRADTQHGFQVHIGPMYSNSRGSLKIKSKDPFVKPKIVFNYLSTKEDEQEWIEAIRIARNILSQPALKPYNDGEISPGPNVQTDEEILDWVKKDAETALHPSCSARMGPSSDPMAVVDPETMKVHGMENLRVVDASVMPRTTNGNIHSPVLMIAEKAADIIRGKKPLEPEELDYYQHGVHPKDAGTV; from the coding sequence ATGGAAAAATCTTATGATTATATTATTATCGGCGGAGGTAGTGCTGGTTCAGTACTAGGCGCGCGTTTAAGTGAAGATAAAGATAAATCGGTATTAGTATTAGAAGCAGGTAGAAGTGACTATGCATGGGACTTATTAATCCATATGCCAGCAGCACTTATGTATCCTTCAGGTAATCGTTTCTACGATTGGAAATATGAAACAGAAGGAGAACCTCATATGGGCGGTAGAAAAGTTGCCCACACAAGAGGTAAAGTATTAGGTGGATCAAGTTCTATCAATGGTATGATCTATCAACGTGGTAACCCTATGGACTATGAAAAATGGGGTTCTGATGAAGGAATGGATAACTGGAATTATGCACATTGTCTTCCATACTTCAAAAAATTAGAAAAAACTTTTGGTGCAGAGAAATCAGATCCATATCGTGGACATAACGGCCCAATCAAATTAAGAAGAGGCCCAGCAACTAATCCATTATTCCAAGCATTCTTTAATGCTGGTGTTGAAGCGGGTTATAACAAGACGCCTGACGTAAATGGATTTAGACAAGAAGGATTTGGACCATTCGATAGCCAAATTCATAAAGGTAAAAGAGTTTCAGCTTCAGTTGCTTACTTAAGACCTGCAATGAAAAGAAAAAATTTAACAGTACAAACAAGAGCTTTTGTTACTGAAATTAATTACGAAGGTAGAAAAGCAACAGGCGTAACATTTAAGAAAAATGGTAAAACGCATACTGTTGGAGCTGGAGAAGTTATTTTATCAGGTGGCGCATTCAATACACCACAATTATTACAATTATCAGGTATTGGTGACTCAGAACACTTAAAATCACTTGGCATTGAACCACGCGTACATTTACCAGGCGTTGGTGAAAACTTTGAAGACCATTTAGAAGTATACGTTCAACATGCATCTTCAGTACCAGTTTCACAACAACCAAGTTTAAACAAACTAAAAATGCCATTAATCGGATTACAATGGTTATTCGGCAAAAAAGGACCAGCAGCAAGTAACCACTTTGAAGGTGGCGGATTTGTAAGATCTAATGATCAAGTAAAATATCCAAACTTAATGTTCCACTTCTTACCTCTTGCAGTTCGTTACGACGGACAAAGAGCAGATACACAACATGGTTTCCAAGTTCATATTGGACCAATGTACTCAAATTCTAGAGGTAGCTTGAAAATTAAATCTAAAGACCCATTTGTAAAACCAAAAATTGTCTTTAACTATTTATCAACTAAAGAAGACGAACAAGAATGGATTGAAGCAATTAGAATAGCAAGAAATATTTTATCACAACCAGCATTAAAACCTTATAATGACGGTGAAATATCTCCAGGACCTAACGTTCAAACAGATGAAGAAATTTTAGACTGGGTTAAAAAAGACGCAGAAACAGCATTACACCCATCATGTAGTGCAAGAATGGGCCCATCATCAGACCCAATGGCAGTTGTAGACCCAGAAACAATGAAAGTACACGGTATGGAAAACCTACGCGTAGTTGACGCATCAGTAATGCCACGCACAACAAACGGTAATATCCATTCACCTGTATTAATGATTGCAGAAAAAGCTGCAGATATTATAAGAGGTAAAAAACCATTAGAACCAGAAGAACTAGACTACTATCAACATGGCGTACACCCTAAAGACGCAGGAACAGTTTAA